In [Clostridium] cellulosi, one genomic interval encodes:
- a CDS encoding putative membrane protein (Hypothetical protein) → MENIRLTEKISYGFGDLASNLGYAVICWYMTYYYTNIVKLDTAIVGVVMLTAMLADSIMDVVMGIAVDRTKTRFGKARPWILWMFAPFSVMLAMMLSVPEWNNAGKTIYVFATYLLFNLCYSAINIPYGILNTLLTRDQYQRSVINIFRMFMAYGVPARQRARCR, encoded by the coding sequence ATGGAAAACATTCGGTTAACTGAAAAAATCTCGTATGGTTTTGGCGATCTTGCAAGCAACCTTGGATACGCCGTAATCTGCTGGTACATGACATACTATTATACCAATATCGTTAAGCTTGACACAGCCATTGTCGGAGTAGTTATGCTGACAGCAATGCTGGCAGACAGCATAATGGATGTGGTCATGGGGATAGCGGTAGACCGCACAAAGACCCGGTTCGGCAAGGCAAGGCCATGGATTCTTTGGATGTTTGCGCCGTTTTCGGTCATGCTGGCAATGATGCTTTCTGTCCCCGAGTGGAACAACGCCGGGAAAACGATATATGTTTTTGCAACTTACCTGCTGTTCAATTTATGCTATTCGGCGATAAATATTCCGTATGGAATTCTCAATACCCTGCTCACCAGAGACCAGTATCAGCGCTCCGTTATAAATATTTTCAGAATGTTTATGGCCTATGGCGTACCTGCTCGTCAAAGGGCACGTTGCCGGTAG